Proteins encoded in a region of the Elizabethkingia bruuniana genome:
- a CDS encoding penicillin-binding protein 1A → MENNTKNKQQSFPLPPKKKKQTSDKGVKRWIKFIWLALAAFVVGIAGLFFMVSQGFLGEMPDVKELENPDIYVASEIISSDGVSLGKFEKEKVIPIKYKDLPPHLIFALQAKEDERFKEHSGIDMKSIFRAVRFGGGRGGGSTITQQLAKLLFTRNVSKNKFQRVFQKLKEWSVAVSLEKRYTKEEIITLYFNKFDFTYNANGIEMASRIYFNKHTNELTLPEAAMFVAMLEAPNANNPLKNPERAKLRRDVVLKQMLDTGYIDDNTYNQAINTPIVTDFHPVKSVNEGYSAYFKFYLRKEIDGYLKDYEKETGRPLNLFRDGLKIYVTLDSRMQKYAEEAIKQHLTVLQKNFDAEQARNPNRPYYLISKKTANDLMMAAVKRTGRYKQMKAEGMSEDSIMLDFHKKTKLTRFTWDGEEDVEMSPWDSIRYHKQIAQAGLMSMEPATGNIKAWVGGINWQHYQYDHVKQGKRQVGSTFKPFVYATAIMNLGYTPCTVVSNANYSKGGWNVRGGRSGGSLALRDALAHSQNAVAARLIESTGVDKVIQLARDLGVQSDIPKNNTIALGSSDITIYEMLGAYSTFANFGTYTKPEMVWRIEDPNGRLIKEVKPESKEVMNEVYAYTMIDMMKGVAEYGTASSGLKRLGINAEIAAKTGTTNNNSDGWFMGITPKLATGVWVGWEDRATHFYSTGEGQGARMALPIWGYFMQRVYKDKSLGITQEDRFVKPSTYDGCNSLKGLGGYGDEGGLQTIDEVRSPRPPSNNGNPDNNGQPAKKEENINDKINKTDDIDFNK, encoded by the coding sequence ATGGAAAATAACACTAAAAATAAGCAGCAGTCATTTCCGCTGCCCCCTAAAAAGAAAAAGCAAACTTCGGATAAAGGGGTGAAGAGATGGATAAAGTTTATATGGTTAGCTCTTGCGGCTTTTGTCGTTGGGATTGCCGGACTTTTCTTTATGGTTTCTCAGGGATTTCTTGGGGAAATGCCTGATGTTAAAGAGCTTGAAAATCCTGACATCTATGTTGCATCAGAGATTATTTCATCCGATGGTGTTTCATTAGGGAAATTTGAAAAAGAAAAAGTTATTCCGATTAAATACAAAGACCTGCCGCCTCACCTTATTTTTGCACTTCAGGCAAAAGAAGATGAGCGATTTAAAGAGCACTCAGGAATTGATATGAAATCGATTTTCAGAGCTGTTCGTTTTGGTGGTGGACGTGGTGGAGGATCTACCATTACCCAGCAGTTGGCGAAACTTCTTTTTACAAGAAATGTTTCTAAAAATAAGTTTCAAAGGGTATTCCAGAAGCTAAAAGAATGGTCTGTAGCAGTAAGCTTGGAGAAGAGGTATACGAAAGAAGAAATCATAACGCTGTATTTCAATAAATTCGACTTTACCTACAATGCAAACGGGATTGAAATGGCTTCAAGAATCTATTTCAATAAACATACAAATGAGCTAACCTTACCTGAAGCTGCAATGTTTGTGGCAATGCTGGAAGCTCCGAATGCAAATAATCCACTGAAAAATCCGGAGAGAGCAAAGCTTCGTAGAGATGTTGTATTAAAGCAAATGCTGGATACGGGATATATCGATGATAATACCTATAACCAGGCTATTAATACACCGATCGTTACGGATTTTCATCCGGTAAAGAGTGTTAATGAAGGCTACTCGGCTTATTTCAAGTTCTATCTTAGAAAAGAAATTGACGGATATCTTAAAGATTATGAAAAAGAAACAGGAAGACCTCTGAATCTTTTTCGTGATGGATTAAAGATCTATGTAACACTTGATTCAAGAATGCAAAAGTATGCTGAAGAGGCTATAAAGCAACACTTGACTGTTCTTCAGAAAAACTTTGATGCTGAACAGGCACGAAATCCAAACAGACCATACTATCTGATCAGTAAGAAAACTGCAAATGATTTGATGATGGCAGCTGTAAAAAGAACAGGACGTTATAAGCAAATGAAGGCTGAAGGAATGTCTGAAGATTCTATTATGCTGGATTTTCATAAAAAGACTAAGTTAACAAGGTTTACATGGGATGGAGAAGAGGATGTGGAAATGTCTCCTTGGGACTCGATCCGTTATCATAAACAAATTGCACAGGCTGGTTTAATGTCTATGGAGCCTGCTACAGGAAACATCAAAGCCTGGGTAGGAGGAATCAACTGGCAGCACTATCAGTACGACCACGTAAAACAAGGTAAACGTCAGGTAGGATCTACATTCAAGCCATTTGTTTATGCTACTGCGATTATGAACCTGGGGTATACGCCTTGTACGGTAGTATCTAATGCCAATTATAGCAAAGGAGGATGGAATGTAAGAGGAGGAAGAAGCGGAGGATCTCTTGCGCTTCGTGATGCTCTTGCACATTCTCAGAATGCCGTTGCTGCACGTCTTATTGAAAGTACAGGTGTAGACAAGGTTATACAGTTAGCACGTGATCTTGGTGTACAAAGTGATATTCCAAAAAATAATACAATTGCTCTTGGTTCTTCGGATATTACCATTTACGAGATGTTGGGTGCATACAGTACCTTTGCTAACTTTGGAACTTATACCAAACCAGAAATGGTATGGCGTATTGAAGATCCAAACGGCCGTTTAATAAAAGAAGTGAAGCCTGAGTCTAAAGAAGTCATGAATGAAGTGTATGCTTATACAATGATTGACATGATGAAAGGTGTTGCTGAGTATGGTACGGCATCTTCCGGACTAAAGAGATTAGGAATTAATGCTGAAATAGCTGCTAAAACAGGTACAACCAATAACAACTCCGATGGTTGGTTTATGGGGATTACTCCTAAGCTTGCAACCGGTGTATGGGTAGGTTGGGAAGACCGTGCAACCCACTTCTATAGTACTGGTGAGGGACAGGGAGCGAGAATGGCACTACCAATATGGGGATACTTTATGCAGCGAGTTTACAAGGATAAATCATTGGGTATAACTCAGGAAGACAGATTCGTGAAACCTTCCACATATGACGGTTGTAACTCACTAAAAGGGCTCGGAGGTTATGGAGATGAAGGAGGACTTCAGACGATTGATGAGGTGAGAAGCCCAAGACCGCCATCGAATAATGGTAACCCTGATAACAATGGGCAACCGGCGAAAAAAGAAGAAAATATTAACGATAAGATCAATAAGACAGACGATATTGATTTTAATAAATAA
- a CDS encoding gliding motility lipoprotein GldH: MQGYKFLVVIAFLGVLTGCVSPDEQVRTISLDGKWVSKYPARFEFDIQDAQNPKNIIFVIRNNNEYPYMNLRLQASVSKINEKGKATEILNYMFAEPNGIWTGTGFGATKETLGRYKMNYRFPGNGKYKIELKHLMFKSPLTGLEDIGIKIETVKP, translated from the coding sequence ATGCAGGGGTATAAATTTCTTGTAGTTATTGCTTTTTTAGGAGTACTAACGGGTTGTGTATCTCCTGATGAACAAGTTAGAACAATCTCTCTTGATGGTAAGTGGGTGTCTAAATATCCGGCTCGTTTCGAGTTTGATATTCAGGATGCACAGAATCCAAAAAATATTATATTTGTTATCCGGAATAATAATGAATATCCTTACATGAATCTACGCTTACAGGCCTCTGTATCAAAGATTAATGAAAAAGGAAAAGCAACTGAAATTCTGAATTATATGTTTGCAGAACCTAACGGTATATGGACCGGTACAGGATTTGGTGCAACAAAAGAGACCTTAGGTCGTTATAAGATGAATTACAGATTTCCGGGTAACGGGAAATATAAAATAGAACTAAAGCACCTGATGTTTAAGAGCCCATTAACGGGATTGGAAGACATAGGAATAAAAATAGAAACGGTTAAGCCATAA
- a CDS encoding OmpP1/FadL family transporter — protein MKKVFLSVALAASMATYAGGFRLSLQGVKQLAMAHTSAHTEDASVAFFNPAGISFIPSKLSVAAGGFGVKTSMTFQNPSTLQSYKTDNPISTPIYAAVTYKVLENVSVGFSFTTPYGSHLVWDKNWEGREVVQELNLRSFFFQPMISVKLAPWMSVGVSYIHATGKLDWTKTATLVNGEANLKDEKAKGNGFGLGFYFRPDEKLDISVAYRSAVDMKADNGTVQLSNVSPALYPALGLNSTGADSFKAMLPLVDEYTIGLTYKVTPRWSVSGDFNYYGWDRYSKLNINFANAKLGNDPSDMRVYSAPKNFKNTKSYRVGTQYWFTDMIAGRLGYYYDESPYNDNQFSPETPSMNNNVLTGGIGLKFGKLGVDLAASYNFYKSRTVSNDFYNMSGQIKGSAFIFGLGLSYNAF, from the coding sequence ATGAAAAAAGTTTTTTTATCTGTAGCACTAGCAGCAAGTATGGCAACATATGCAGGTGGTTTCAGGCTATCCTTACAAGGGGTTAAGCAACTTGCAATGGCTCATACCAGTGCTCACACAGAAGATGCCAGTGTAGCATTCTTCAACCCGGCAGGTATTTCATTTATCCCTTCTAAGCTTAGCGTTGCAGCTGGGGGCTTTGGGGTAAAAACATCAATGACATTTCAGAATCCTTCAACATTACAATCTTACAAAACAGACAATCCTATAAGTACTCCGATCTATGCGGCAGTAACTTATAAGGTTTTAGAGAATGTTTCTGTTGGTTTCAGTTTCACAACACCATATGGCAGCCACTTGGTTTGGGATAAGAACTGGGAAGGCAGAGAGGTTGTCCAGGAACTAAATCTAAGATCTTTCTTCTTCCAGCCTATGATCTCTGTGAAATTAGCACCATGGATGTCTGTGGGGGTTAGCTATATCCACGCAACAGGAAAACTGGACTGGACAAAAACAGCAACACTTGTTAATGGTGAAGCAAATCTGAAAGATGAAAAAGCAAAAGGAAACGGATTTGGATTAGGTTTCTATTTCCGTCCGGACGAAAAATTAGACATTTCTGTTGCATACCGTTCTGCAGTAGATATGAAAGCAGACAACGGTACTGTACAGCTTAGCAACGTATCACCAGCATTATATCCTGCATTAGGATTAAACAGCACCGGAGCAGATTCTTTCAAAGCAATGTTACCATTAGTTGACGAATATACAATTGGTTTAACTTATAAGGTAACTCCAAGATGGTCAGTGTCAGGAGACTTCAACTATTACGGATGGGATCGTTACAGCAAGCTGAACATCAACTTTGCTAACGCTAAATTAGGAAACGACCCAAGCGACATGAGAGTTTATTCAGCTCCTAAAAACTTCAAAAACACGAAATCTTACAGAGTAGGTACACAATACTGGTTTACTGATATGATTGCCGGAAGACTTGGATATTACTATGATGAGTCTCCTTACAATGATAACCAGTTTAGCCCGGAAACTCCTTCCATGAATAACAATGTATTAACAGGAGGTATCGGACTTAAGTTTGGAAAGCTTGGAGTAGATTTAGCAGCCAGCTACAACTTCTACAAGAGCAGAACTGTTAGCAATGACTTTTACAACATGAGCGGACAGATAAAAGGAAGTGCTTTTATCTTCGGACTTGGTCTTTCATATAATGCATTTTAA
- a CDS encoding lipase, with protein MKKYILTSLSVASFLALSSCKTDFDQNVSSIKPTNGDADFSNYISLGNSLTSGYRDNALYLDGQKESYPSIIAAQMKLAGGGEFKQPLMPNNTGGFSNLPGFSGKLELKVVDGALTPVPSDPGAALDNVAAGRPYNNMGVPGAKVAHLLAPGYGNPGGLAAKTANPYFVRFASSATTSVIADFISQKPTFFSLWIGNNDALLYALAGADDTKETLTPPDMFKTYYNALVAQIASTKAKGVIANIPDVTTIPSLTTVPYNPLTAASLGKGDVTVGNATIDQLNASLYGPLNQILTAFGAGDRIKPLSKTAANPLLIQDESLPNLGAQITAAALASGNPTLAALAPYLGATYGQARQAAPGDLVPLTTRSAIGAQVTLPPGIPAALGANGVAYPFADNYVLTVKEVTTINAAIASYNTTIQAAATANGYAFVDANAKMKELSSQSGIQYNGVKYTATFVTGGAFSLDGVHLTGRGYAVIANEFIKAINKTYRSTLTQVNPNDYSGVKFP; from the coding sequence ATGAAAAAATATATTTTAACATCATTATCCGTTGCTTCATTTCTTGCTTTATCGAGCTGTAAAACAGACTTCGATCAAAATGTATCAAGTATAAAGCCTACCAACGGTGATGCTGACTTCAGTAATTATATCTCTTTAGGAAACTCTTTGACTTCCGGATATAGAGATAACGCTCTTTACCTTGACGGGCAGAAAGAGTCTTATCCTTCCATAATCGCAGCCCAGATGAAGCTTGCAGGTGGAGGTGAATTCAAACAACCATTAATGCCAAATAATACTGGTGGTTTTTCTAACCTTCCAGGTTTCTCAGGAAAATTAGAATTGAAAGTTGTTGACGGAGCACTAACTCCTGTACCTTCAGATCCAGGAGCAGCATTAGATAATGTAGCAGCCGGAAGACCTTACAATAATATGGGTGTACCAGGAGCAAAAGTTGCACATTTACTTGCTCCGGGATATGGTAATCCGGGTGGTCTCGCTGCTAAAACTGCAAATCCGTATTTTGTGAGATTTGCATCTAGTGCTACAACTTCTGTTATTGCAGACTTCATTTCTCAGAAACCAACATTCTTCTCATTATGGATCGGGAATAACGATGCTCTATTATACGCTCTGGCAGGAGCTGATGATACGAAAGAAACATTGACTCCTCCGGATATGTTTAAAACCTATTACAATGCTCTTGTTGCTCAGATTGCCAGCACAAAAGCAAAAGGTGTTATTGCAAATATCCCGGATGTTACAACAATTCCGTCTTTAACAACTGTACCTTATAATCCGCTTACAGCTGCTTCATTAGGTAAAGGAGATGTTACCGTTGGTAATGCAACCATTGATCAGTTAAACGCTAGTCTTTACGGACCTTTAAATCAGATATTAACAGCTTTTGGAGCAGGAGACAGAATTAAACCTCTATCCAAAACTGCAGCAAATCCTTTATTAATTCAGGATGAAAGTTTACCTAACTTGGGTGCACAGATTACAGCAGCAGCTCTCGCTAGCGGAAATCCAACGTTAGCAGCACTGGCTCCATATTTAGGAGCAACATACGGGCAGGCTAGACAGGCTGCTCCGGGAGACTTAGTTCCATTGACTACTAGAAGTGCTATCGGAGCGCAGGTTACATTACCTCCTGGAATTCCTGCAGCATTAGGAGCTAATGGTGTTGCTTATCCTTTCGCTGACAATTATGTATTAACTGTTAAAGAAGTTACAACTATAAATGCAGCAATTGCAAGCTATAACACAACTATTCAGGCAGCAGCTACTGCCAATGGTTATGCCTTCGTAGATGCTAACGCAAAAATGAAAGAATTGAGCTCTCAGTCAGGAATTCAGTACAATGGCGTAAAATATACTGCAACATTTGTTACAGGTGGAGCTTTCTCTCTTGATGGTGTACATTTAACAGGCCGTGGTTATGCAGTTATTGCAAATGAGTTTATTAAGGCAATTAATAAAACTTACAGATCTACTCTAACACAGGTTAATCCTAACGATTACTCTGGTGTTAAATTCCCGTAA
- the ricT gene encoding PSP1 domain-containing protein — MSCGCKTSGDSSHSCGPKISSNGCENVDTCGNSYKLSVFDWLSNVAQPTSNQCHYVEVRFKNDRKAFYHNVNKLPLHIGSVVTVESSPGHDIGVVSLTGELVKIQMKKKKTSEDQALKVYRVASAKDVEIWQEARRKEDAIKLEARKIARNLNLEMKITDIEYQGDGAKITFYYTAEGRVDFRQLIKEYAVAFRTKIDMKQIGYRQEAAKVGGIGSCGRELCCSTWLTDFRSVNTQAARYQQLSINPQKLAGQCGKLKCCLNYELDSYVDALSDFPSSSTVLDTEKGRAFCIKIDVFKRKMWFAYVENSMSWYDLDIQIVKKFIGMNKRGEKIPPLEDYKVDDKPLQTVDLIQENNVDRFERKSKNNRNRQKGQKPNNNNKQENRPPQPKSEAEQVSKPRQKQEAENTAKTAPQGEKKPNKPNNKSKANFHKNKKRPPRPDAGV, encoded by the coding sequence ATGAGTTGTGGATGTAAGACATCCGGCGATTCTTCCCATTCGTGTGGGCCGAAAATCTCCTCGAATGGCTGTGAAAATGTAGATACCTGCGGGAATAGTTATAAATTAAGCGTTTTTGACTGGTTATCCAATGTAGCTCAGCCTACATCGAATCAATGTCATTATGTAGAAGTTAGGTTTAAGAATGACCGTAAAGCTTTTTATCATAATGTAAATAAGCTGCCGCTTCATATAGGTAGTGTTGTCACAGTAGAATCAAGTCCCGGACATGATATAGGTGTAGTGAGCCTCACCGGAGAACTGGTGAAAATCCAAATGAAAAAGAAAAAGACCTCAGAAGATCAGGCCTTAAAAGTATACCGAGTTGCTTCAGCTAAAGATGTCGAAATCTGGCAGGAAGCTCGCAGAAAGGAGGATGCTATTAAGCTGGAGGCAAGAAAAATTGCACGAAATCTCAATCTTGAAATGAAGATTACGGATATCGAATATCAGGGAGATGGCGCAAAAATAACATTCTATTATACTGCGGAAGGAAGAGTAGACTTTAGACAGCTTATCAAGGAGTATGCTGTTGCTTTCCGTACTAAGATTGATATGAAACAGATTGGTTATCGCCAGGAAGCTGCTAAAGTAGGAGGTATAGGTTCTTGTGGACGCGAATTATGCTGCTCCACATGGTTAACAGACTTCCGTTCTGTAAATACACAGGCTGCAAGATACCAGCAGCTAAGTATTAATCCACAGAAATTGGCAGGTCAGTGTGGTAAATTGAAATGTTGTCTTAATTATGAGTTGGATAGTTATGTAGATGCTCTTAGCGATTTCCCGTCTTCATCGACTGTTTTAGATACCGAAAAAGGAAGGGCTTTCTGTATAAAAATTGACGTTTTCAAAAGAAAAATGTGGTTTGCTTATGTAGAAAATTCTATGAGCTGGTACGATTTGGATATCCAGATTGTGAAGAAGTTTATCGGTATGAATAAGAGAGGCGAAAAGATTCCACCTTTAGAAGATTATAAGGTAGACGATAAACCTTTGCAGACTGTAGATCTTATTCAGGAGAATAATGTGGATCGTTTTGAAAGGAAAAGTAAAAACAACCGCAACAGACAAAAGGGGCAGAAACCTAATAATAACAATAAACAGGAAAACAGACCGCCGCAGCCAAAATCGGAAGCAGAGCAAGTTTCTAAACCTAGACAGAAGCAAGAAGCTGAAAATACAGCTAAAACTGCTCCTCAGGGAGAAAAGAAACCGAATAAGCCGAATAATAAAAGTAAAGCGAATTTCCATAAAAATAAAAAGAGACCACCAAGGCCTGATGCAGGGGTATAA
- a CDS encoding ribose-phosphate pyrophosphokinase: MIESQPTYLFSTRTSKELAEKIATHYGQNLGAINILNFSDGEFEPILEQSVRGGRVFLIGSTFPPADNLLELLLMIDAAKRASAKNITVVIPYYGLARQDRKDKPRAPIGAKLVANLLTAAGATRIMTMDLHADQIQGFFEIPVDHLYASTIFIDYIQSLNIENLTIASPDMGGAKRAKNYAGHLGAEVVIAYKERKKANVVEEMFLIGDVKDRNVVLIDDMIDTAGTLCKAADILMEKGAKTVRAMATHGVLSGKAYENIEKSQLLEVIVTDTIPVNTELSSKIKVLSCAPLFADVMRSVHEHQSISDKFII, translated from the coding sequence ATGATTGAGAGTCAACCAACCTACCTTTTCTCTACAAGAACTAGTAAAGAACTGGCAGAGAAAATTGCTACCCACTATGGCCAGAATCTTGGAGCCATTAATATCTTAAATTTTAGCGATGGCGAATTTGAGCCTATATTAGAACAGTCTGTAAGAGGCGGAAGGGTATTCTTAATTGGATCAACATTTCCTCCGGCAGACAATTTATTAGAGCTTCTTCTAATGATTGATGCTGCAAAGAGAGCTTCTGCAAAAAACATTACTGTTGTTATCCCTTACTATGGATTGGCAAGACAAGACAGAAAAGATAAGCCAAGAGCTCCGATAGGTGCTAAATTAGTGGCCAATCTTTTAACAGCAGCTGGTGCTACAAGAATCATGACAATGGATCTACATGCAGATCAGATTCAGGGATTCTTCGAAATTCCGGTAGACCATTTGTATGCTTCTACAATTTTCATAGACTACATTCAGTCTTTAAATATCGAAAACCTTACTATTGCATCTCCGGATATGGGAGGAGCTAAAAGAGCTAAAAACTATGCTGGCCACCTTGGTGCAGAAGTAGTAATTGCCTATAAGGAAAGAAAAAAGGCAAATGTTGTAGAAGAAATGTTCCTTATTGGTGATGTAAAAGACAGAAACGTTGTTCTTATAGACGATATGATCGATACAGCGGGAACTCTTTGCAAAGCAGCCGATATCCTTATGGAAAAGGGTGCTAAAACTGTAAGAGCAATGGCTACACACGGTGTACTTTCCGGAAAGGCATACGAAAACATCGAAAAATCTCAACTTTTAGAAGTAATCGTTACAGATACAATTCCTGTAAACACTGAATTATCCTCTAAAATAAAGGTATTATCGTGTGCTCCGTTATTTGCAGATGTTATGAGAAGTGTTCACGAACATCAATCTATTAGTGATAAATTTATTATTTAA
- a CDS encoding protein adenylyltransferase SelO, with protein MMNLPEIKQPFKETFPGDNTYDNYPRQTPGVLYALVEPMEFPKPELILFNEELGEQLMIAKDNIGLFSGQMLPEGVTTYATAYAGHQFGNWAGQLGDGRAINIGEVKSRSGKNIELQYKGAGSTPYSRNADGRAVFRSSLREYMMSEAMYHLGISTTRALSLVKTGENVIRDMFYNGHPEAENGAVIIRTAESFIRFGHFELLAARQETDTLKQLMDWIIERYFPEIKGETDADKYLSWFREVAQKTAETIIDWFRVGFVHGVMNTDNMSILGLTIDYGPFSMLDEYSLNFTPNTTDLPGRRYAFGKQANIAHWNLFQLANAIFPVVNNQEGLEEILNDFSKYFWTGYDKMMAEKLGLDGVKESDQSLLLEWQKLMDELKLDYTLFFSLLEKVDAQTNAALHFEPCFYYNLTQSQILQLENFVQHYVDRKSQNTISTEESLQKMQRANPKFILRNYLLFQCIEETDQGDFTLLNKLLKALENPYEELYPEFSVKRPDWAGDQPGCSTLSCSS; from the coding sequence ATGATGAACTTGCCAGAAATCAAACAGCCTTTTAAAGAAACCTTTCCAGGTGATAATACATATGATAACTATCCACGGCAGACTCCGGGTGTACTTTATGCCCTTGTTGAGCCGATGGAATTCCCAAAACCTGAACTGATTCTCTTCAATGAAGAACTGGGAGAACAACTAATGATCGCTAAAGATAACATCGGTCTGTTTAGTGGGCAGATGCTTCCGGAAGGAGTTACAACATATGCTACAGCTTATGCCGGACACCAGTTTGGTAACTGGGCTGGTCAGTTAGGAGATGGCCGCGCAATCAATATAGGAGAAGTTAAGAGCCGATCCGGGAAGAATATAGAATTGCAATATAAAGGAGCCGGAAGTACTCCTTATTCCAGAAATGCAGATGGCAGAGCTGTTTTCCGCTCCTCACTCAGAGAGTATATGATGAGTGAGGCTATGTATCATTTAGGAATTTCTACAACCCGTGCTTTAAGTCTTGTAAAGACAGGTGAAAATGTAATACGGGATATGTTTTATAATGGGCATCCGGAAGCAGAAAACGGAGCTGTGATTATACGAACAGCTGAAAGCTTCATCCGGTTCGGACATTTTGAATTATTGGCTGCAAGACAAGAAACGGATACGCTAAAGCAGTTAATGGACTGGATAATAGAACGCTATTTTCCGGAAATCAAAGGGGAAACAGATGCTGATAAATACCTGAGTTGGTTCCGGGAAGTTGCTCAGAAAACCGCTGAAACTATTATTGACTGGTTTAGAGTAGGTTTTGTTCACGGTGTAATGAATACCGATAATATGTCCATTCTGGGGCTAACTATAGATTATGGTCCCTTCAGTATGCTGGATGAATATAGTTTGAATTTTACGCCTAATACGACCGATCTGCCGGGAAGAAGATATGCCTTTGGAAAGCAGGCGAATATTGCACACTGGAATTTATTTCAATTGGCTAATGCTATTTTTCCTGTTGTGAATAATCAGGAAGGCTTAGAAGAAATACTCAATGATTTTTCAAAATACTTCTGGACGGGTTATGATAAGATGATGGCTGAAAAGTTGGGGTTAGATGGTGTTAAGGAAAGTGATCAGTCTCTTCTTCTGGAATGGCAAAAACTAATGGACGAGCTAAAACTGGATTATACTTTGTTTTTTTCTTTATTAGAGAAAGTGGATGCTCAAACAAATGCAGCTCTTCATTTCGAGCCTTGTTTTTATTATAATCTTACCCAGTCGCAAATATTACAACTGGAGAATTTCGTGCAACATTATGTAGACCGAAAATCACAAAATACAATTTCCACAGAAGAATCCCTGCAAAAAATGCAGCGTGCAAATCCTAAATTTATTTTAAGAAATTACCTGCTTTTTCAATGTATTGAAGAAACAGATCAAGGAGATTTTACATTGCTCAACAAGTTATTGAAAGCATTAGAGAACCCCTATGAAGAATTATATCCGGAGTTCTCTGTGAAACGACCGGACTGGGCAGGAGATCAGCCTGGCTGCTCGACATTATCATGTAGTTCATAG